One Meles meles chromosome 11, mMelMel3.1 paternal haplotype, whole genome shotgun sequence DNA segment encodes these proteins:
- the LOC123952887 gene encoding uncharacterized protein LOC123952887: MPVSISRQLWPSCHHREPGLSQCGSSPAGAAAGIGAQLSLGQHGPPNRFLHASQCTGPSSQCSTELSSSSRASRELFPVALRQEPRPLPRTFAEAKDTGRPQGRARDALTDVELSPPPQLSTFLPGHCLPAFRLFPELIPDLLGAAFISFSSLSTLPHLNVPILRLVVPAWDRGLNHSAWHLHQKEATDTGREAAAFLSCRLPCPDHQGELPTHTSSEGNGNPQREGEGILRPSEAGRGHGAKGKELSSRSRKNRLFKQERDQSLCPGT, encoded by the coding sequence ATGCCTGTCTCAATAAGCAGACAGCTCTGGCCCAGCTGCCACCACCGTGAACCTGGACTGAGTCAGTGCGGCAGTTCCCCAGCTGGGGCAGCTGCTGGCATAGGAGCGCAACTGTCTCTGGGGCAGCACGGTCCCCCTAACCGTTTCCTGCATGCCTCTCAGTGCACAGGCCCCAGTTCTCAGTGCTCCACTGAGCTCTCCAGCAGCTCCAGAGCCTCCAGGGAGCTCTTCCCAGTGGCTCTACGTCAGGAGCCCCGGCCACTCCCCAGAACGTTCGCAGAAGCAAAGGACACTGGGCGGCCTCAGGGAAGGGCCAGAGATGCCCTCACAGACGTGGAGTTGTCGCCCCCTCCACAGCTGTCCACCTTCCTCCCTGGACACTGCCTACCTGCCTTCCGGCTCTTTCCGGAGCTGATCCCAGACCTTCTCGGggctgcttttatttccttttcctccttgtcTACTCTACCGCACCTAAATGTCCCCATACTCAGATTGGTTGTGCCAGCCTGGGATCGTGGCCTGAACCACTCAGCCTGGCACTTGCACCAAAAGGAGGCCACCGACACCGGACGTGAGGCTGCAGCTTTCCTCTCCTGCCGGCTGCCTTGTCCAGACCATCAGGGTGAACTGCCCACCCACACCAGCTCGGAGGGCAACGGCAACCCccaaagggaaggggaagggattcTGAGGCCTTCAGAGGCTGGGAGAGGACATGGGGCAAAAGGGAAAGAGCTGAGCTCCAGAAGCAGGAAGAACCGCCTCTTCAAGCAGGAACGTGACCAATCTCTTTGTCCAGGGACCTAG